From Micrococcus porci, one genomic window encodes:
- a CDS encoding PLDc N-terminal domain-containing protein: MARILVPTAILLVALTLFALFDALLTPAGRHRGMPKWAWIPTVLLLPLAGPLLWLFLGRPVPLFSGRTAAPASRPASPDDDDEFLRTLRVQRAQTERARNLDRREAELRAREEELRRRRERGEDDATGEPDADA, encoded by the coding sequence ATGGCCCGGATCCTCGTCCCCACCGCGATCCTGCTGGTGGCCCTGACCCTGTTCGCCCTCTTCGACGCCCTGCTCACCCCCGCCGGGCGGCACCGCGGGATGCCGAAGTGGGCCTGGATCCCGACGGTGCTGCTGCTGCCGCTCGCCGGCCCGCTCCTCTGGCTGTTCCTCGGCCGCCCCGTCCCGCTGTTCTCCGGACGGACCGCCGCACCGGCCTCGCGCCCGGCCTCCCCCGACGACGACGACGAGTTCCTGCGCACCCTCCGCGTCCAGCGAGCACAGACGGAGCGCGCCAGGAACCTCGACCGGCGTGAGGCCGAGCTGCGCGCCCGCGAGGAGGAGCTGCGTCGGCGTCGCGAGCGGGGCGAGGACGATGCGACCGGCGAGCCCGACGCCGACGCCTGA
- a CDS encoding DUF4229 domain-containing protein, with translation MRLFLYGLVRVVLFFVIWALCYYVFGLGMLFSTLAAVILTFAVSYLFLTRLRLDASTDLQNAWEGRPSRRGRTEAADAAAEDAYTDGRFPG, from the coding sequence ATGCGTCTCTTCCTGTACGGCCTGGTCCGCGTGGTCCTGTTCTTCGTGATCTGGGCCCTGTGCTACTACGTGTTCGGCCTGGGGATGCTGTTCTCCACGCTCGCCGCCGTGATCCTCACGTTCGCCGTCAGCTACCTCTTCCTCACCCGGCTGCGGCTCGACGCGTCGACGGACCTGCAGAACGCGTGGGAGGGCCGACCGTCCCGCCGCGGCCGCACCGAGGCCGCCGACGCCGCCGCCGAGGACGCGTACACCGACGGCCGCTTCCCGGGCTGA